The following proteins are co-located in the Rhea pennata isolate bPtePen1 chromosome 2, bPtePen1.pri, whole genome shotgun sequence genome:
- the LOC134136149 gene encoding C-C chemokine receptor type 8-like: protein MDENLTYLLAGENLENLEVNNLQPTFNSSASYDGSFLYPDIDINCGLENISSFASTFFPVLHSILFVTGLMGNALVVWVLIVFRKISAMTDVYLLNLAISDLLFVFSLPFLAQYSVKGQWTFGNAMCKIIGSAYFIGFYSSAFFITIMSIDRYLAIVRSVYALQVRTTAHGIVASLVLWAVAILASAPAFLFFQEADDNNRTMCIPHYPDSNNGWKIFSNFEVNTLGWLIPLGILIFCYYNILKNLQKCHTHNKYKAMKLVFIVVTVFFLFWTPINIVLFLDSLQNMHIIDDCRTSQRLALAIELAEAFSFVHCCLNPVIYAFVGEKFKKYLCEALRKHARFLLICKDYRTFNEHSFDKRSSLHPASSQSSFIDTVL from the exons ATGGATGAGAACCTGACATACCTACTGGCTGGAGAAAACTTGGAGAACTTGGAGGTGA ATAACCTGCAACCAACATTTAATTCCTCTGCATCCTATGATGGCAGTTTCCTCTACCCTGACATAGACATCAACTGTggtcttgaaaatatttcttcatttgcatctacattttttccagtgctgcacAGCATATTGTTTGTGACAGGTCTCATGGGAAATGCTTTGGTTGTTTGGGTCCTAAtagtcttcagaaaaatcagtgccATGACCGATGTGTATCTGCTGAACCTTGCCATCTCGGACCTCCTCTTtgtcttctccctccccttcttgGCTCAGTACTCCGTCAAGGGCCAGTGGACCTTCGGAAATGCAATGTGTAAAATAATCGGCTCCGCTTACTTCATTGGTTTCTACAGCAGTGCATTCTTCATAACCATCATGAGCATCGACAGGTACTTGGCTATTGTCCGATCTGTGTACGCTCTGCAGGTTCGCACGACTGCGCACGGGATAGTTGCAAGCCTGGTCCTTTGGGCGGTAGCCATTTTAGCATCAGCACCAGCCTTCCTGTTTTTCCAGGAAGCGGATGATAACAACAGGACGATGTGCATCCCGCATTATCCCGACAGTAACAATGGCTGGAAGATTTTCTCTAACTTTGAAGTCAATACCTTGGGCTGGCTGATCCCCCTTGGCATCCTCATTTTCTGTTACTACAACATCTTGAAAAACCTGCAGAAATGCCACACTCACAACAAGTACAAAGCCATGAAGCTCGTGTTTATTGTTGTCACtgtgttcttccttttctggaCCCCCATCAACATTGTGCTTTTCCTGGACTCTCTGCAGAATATGCATATCATAGACGACTGTCGCACAAGCCAGCGGCTAGCTCTGGCCATAGAGCTGGCTGAGGCTTTCTCCTTTGTCCACTGCTGCCTCAACCCAGTCATCTATGCTTTTGTAGGTGAGAAGTTCAAGAAGTATCTCTGTGAGGCTCTCAGAAAACATGCACGATTCCTATTGATCTGCAAAGACTACAGGACTTTCAATGAGCACAGCTTTGACAAGCGTTCCTCTCTGCATCCAGCATCCTCACAGTCTTCCTTCATTGATACTGTTTTATAG
- the LOC134136569 gene encoding C-C chemokine receptor type 8-like, with protein MSTSPNSSSYYYEHYYDPVTASTCTMEHIKYFASTFFPVLHSILFVTGLTGNALVVWVLIVFRKISAMTDVYLLNLAISDLLFVFSLPFLAQYSVKGQWTFGNAMCKIIGSAYFIGFYSSAFFITIMSIDRYLAIVRSVYALQVRTTAHGIVASLVLWAVAILASAPAFLFFQEADDNNRTMCIPHYPDSNNGWKIFSNFEVNTLGWLIPLGILIFCYYNILKNLQKCHTHNKYKAMKLVFIVVTVFFLFWTPINIVLFLDSLQNMHIIDDCRTSQRLALAIELAEAFSFVHCCLNPVIYAFVGEKFKKYLCEAFRKHARFLLICKDYRTFNEHSFDKRSSLHPAKRNNSANDCL; from the coding sequence ATGTCAACATCACCTAATTCTTCTTCATATTATTATGAGCACTATTATGATCCTGTAACGGCTTCTACTTGCACCATGGAACACATTAAATACTTTGCAtctacattttttccagtgctgcacAGCATATTGTTTGTGACAGGTCTCACGGGAAATGCTTTGGTTGTTTGGGTCCTAAtagtcttcagaaaaatcagtgccATGACCGATGTGTATCTGCTGAACCTTGCCATCTCGGACCTCCTCTTtgtcttctccctccccttcttgGCTCAGTACTCCGTCAAGGGCCAGTGGACCTTCGGAAATGCAATGTGTAAAATAATCGGCTCCGCTTACTTCATTGGTTTCTACAGCAGTGCATTCTTCATAACCATCATGAGCATCGACAGGTACTTGGCTATTGTCCGATCTGTGTACGCTCTGCAGGTTCGCACGACTGCGCACGGGATAGTTGCAAGCCTGGTCCTTTGGGCGGTAGCCATTTTAGCATCAGCACCAGCCTTCCTGTTTTTCCAGGAAGCGGATGATAACAACAGGACGATGTGCATCCCGCATTATCCCGACAGTAACAATGGCTGGAAGATTTTCTCTAACTTTGAAGTCAATACCTTGGGCTGGCTGATCCCCCTTGGCATCCTCATTTTCTGTTACTACAACATCTTGAAAAACCTGCAGAAATGCCACACTCACAACAAGTACAAAGCCATGAAGCTCGTGTTTATTGTTGTCACtgtgttcttccttttctggaCCCCCATCAACATTGTGCTTTTCCTGGACTCTCTGCAGAATATGCATATCATAGACGACTGTCGCACAAGCCAGCGGCTAGCTCTGGCCATAGAGCTGGCTGAGGCTTTCTCCTTTGTCCACTGCTGCCTCAACCCAGTCATCTATGCTTTTGTAGGTGAGAAGTTCAAGAAGTATCTCTGTGAGGCTTTCAGAAAACATGCACGATTCCTATTGATCTGCAAAGACTACAGGACTTTCAATGAGCACAGCTTTGACAAGCGTTCCTCTCTGCATccagcaaagagaaataattctgCCAATGATTGTTTATAG